In Alistipes ihumii AP11, a genomic segment contains:
- the nth gene encoding endonuclease III yields the protein MRIEERYAHILDWFRQHMPSAESELRYDNPYQLLVAVILSAQCTDKRVNMTTPALFDRFPTPQHMAEADPEEIYPYIKSISYPNNKAKNLSGMARMLVSEFGGQVPSDIDRLQRLPGVGRKTANVVAIVAFHQSAMPVDTHVFRVSDRLGLTTGAKTPLQTEMQLTARIPAEDLPAAHHWLILHGRYVCTARKPHCEACGLKPWCRYFARSEAKSSRPQRQSQ from the coding sequence ATGCGCATAGAAGAACGTTACGCCCACATTCTGGACTGGTTCCGGCAGCACATGCCCTCGGCCGAGAGCGAGCTCCGGTACGACAATCCCTACCAATTGCTGGTCGCCGTGATCCTGTCGGCCCAATGCACCGACAAGCGGGTGAACATGACCACGCCGGCTCTGTTCGACCGCTTCCCCACTCCGCAGCACATGGCCGAGGCCGACCCCGAGGAGATATACCCCTACATCAAGAGCATCTCCTACCCGAACAACAAGGCCAAGAACCTCAGCGGCATGGCTCGAATGCTCGTATCGGAGTTCGGCGGCCAGGTCCCCTCCGACATCGACCGGCTGCAGCGTCTGCCCGGAGTCGGGCGCAAGACGGCCAACGTCGTCGCGATCGTCGCGTTCCATCAGTCGGCCATGCCCGTCGACACGCACGTATTCCGCGTATCGGACCGGCTGGGACTCACCACCGGCGCGAAAACGCCGCTGCAGACCGAAATGCAGCTCACGGCACGAATACCCGCCGAGGACCTGCCTGCGGCCCACCACTGGCTGATTCTGCACGGTCGCTACGTCTGCACGGCCCGCAAGCCGCACTGCGAGGCATGCGGACTGAAACCGTGGTGTCGCTACTTCGCGCGGTCCGAGGCAAAAAGTAGCCGGCCGCAGCGCCAATCGCAATAA
- a CDS encoding AAA family ATPase has protein sequence MSEVINIKELNERIERESVFIDTLNLEMGKVIVGQKHLVDTLLIGLLSNGHILLEGVPGLAKTLAITTLAQAVDARFSRIQFTPDLLPADLLGTLIYSQKTEEFSVRKGPIFANFILADEINRSPAKVQSALLEAMQERQVTLGDTTYRLPEPFLVLATQNPLEQEGTYPLPEAQVDRFMLKARITYPKKQEERDIMRLNLAGGGLPKPNRVISPEDIVKAREVVSDVYMDEKIEKYIVDIIFATREPSEYKLPNLVSLIAYGGSPRASISLAKAAKSYAFIKRRGYVIPEDVRAVCHDVLRHRIGLTYEAEAENITSEEIITEILNNVEVP, from the coding sequence ATGAGCGAGGTAATCAACATCAAGGAACTCAACGAGCGGATCGAGCGCGAGAGCGTCTTCATCGACACGCTGAATCTGGAAATGGGCAAGGTGATCGTCGGGCAGAAGCATCTGGTCGACACGCTGCTGATCGGGCTGCTGTCGAACGGGCATATTTTGCTCGAGGGCGTTCCGGGACTGGCCAAGACGCTGGCCATCACGACGCTGGCTCAGGCCGTCGACGCCCGTTTCAGCCGGATTCAGTTCACGCCCGACCTGCTGCCGGCCGACTTGCTCGGTACGCTGATATACAGTCAGAAGACCGAGGAGTTCTCGGTCAGAAAAGGACCGATTTTCGCGAACTTCATTCTCGCCGACGAGATCAACCGCTCGCCCGCGAAAGTGCAGAGCGCGCTGCTCGAGGCGATGCAGGAACGGCAGGTCACTCTGGGCGACACGACCTACCGGCTTCCCGAGCCGTTTCTGGTGCTCGCTACGCAGAACCCGCTCGAGCAGGAGGGCACTTACCCGCTGCCCGAGGCGCAGGTCGACCGTTTCATGCTCAAGGCGCGTATCACCTATCCCAAAAAGCAGGAGGAGCGCGATATCATGCGTCTGAATCTGGCCGGCGGCGGGCTGCCGAAGCCCAACCGGGTGATTTCGCCCGAGGACATCGTGAAGGCCCGCGAGGTGGTGAGCGACGTCTACATGGACGAGAAGATCGAGAAGTACATCGTCGACATCATCTTCGCCACGCGCGAGCCGTCCGAGTACAAGTTGCCGAATCTCGTTTCGCTGATCGCCTACGGCGGATCGCCCCGCGCGAGCATCTCGCTGGCGAAGGCGGCCAAGAGCTACGCGTTCATCAAGCGGCGCGGCTACGTGATTCCCGAGGACGTGCGGGCCGTCTGCCACGACGTGCTGCGCCACCGCATCGGTCTCACGTACGAAGCCGAGGCCGAGAACATCACTTCGGAGGAGATCATTACCGAGATACTGAACAACGTGGAGGTACCTTAG
- a CDS encoding LrgB family protein: protein MNEIIYSQIFLLTLTVGVYLGAVQLRRRVNCALLHPILVSVAALIAFVKLTGMPYEHYMRQTQIIDFLLGLSVVALGYVLHDQIYNIRGNVLSIVIAIVTGSAVGILSVALIARWMGAEPAVVASLEPKSVTTAIALSLSANSGGIPALTSVVVIVVGVFGGIVGPWVLRKVGVESRIAKGLAMGAAAHAMGTARAMELGAVEGAISGLAIGLMGVATAVLVPILEKII, encoded by the coding sequence ATGAACGAGATCATCTATTCGCAGATTTTTCTGCTGACGCTGACCGTAGGCGTCTATCTGGGCGCGGTGCAGTTGCGCCGCCGGGTCAACTGCGCGCTGCTGCATCCGATCCTCGTGTCGGTAGCCGCGCTGATCGCGTTCGTCAAGCTGACCGGCATGCCCTACGAACACTACATGCGCCAGACGCAGATCATCGACTTTCTGCTCGGTCTGTCGGTCGTCGCGCTCGGCTACGTGCTGCACGATCAGATCTACAACATTCGGGGCAACGTGCTCTCGATCGTCATCGCGATCGTCACGGGCAGCGCCGTCGGCATCCTGAGCGTCGCGCTGATCGCGCGCTGGATGGGAGCCGAGCCGGCCGTCGTCGCGTCGCTCGAGCCCAAATCGGTCACGACGGCCATCGCGCTGTCGCTGTCGGCCAACTCGGGCGGCATTCCGGCACTGACGTCCGTCGTCGTGATCGTCGTCGGCGTATTCGGCGGCATCGTAGGACCTTGGGTTCTGCGCAAAGTAGGCGTCGAGAGCCGGATCGCCAAGGGACTGGCGATGGGAGCCGCCGCGCACGCGATGGGCACGGCCCGCGCAATGGAACTCGGCGCCGTCGAGGGAGCGATCAGCGGACTGGCGATCGGCCTGATGGGCGTCGCCACGGCCGTACTGGTTCCGATCCTCGAAAAAATCATCTGA
- a CDS encoding S41 family peptidase, which produces MNIRQTLWVAIWAVGIAGCAKGPAEDSLPAPGKHADAAANRWIHSQMKDQYLYNDHIARLRITTQSYEQSCESFFLSLLSSSPDDNDGKHTEGRDYFYSTMERSNTSKAASFGGDSYGIEFKLYVYPDNESYGAARVMYVVEGSPADRAGIRRGDWIRQVNGSDIPVGGTSALTSGGKTRMLVQRIAYSVPGLVYDVTWEKEVVVDAAEPVAYNPVLTDTVIVRGAHRIGYLAYTSFDTGPQGPSAGDHAYDEALKAVFAEFARNRIDELVLDLRYNPGGYISCCQLLSSLIAGESRLGESFCYYRYNTGQETELKFLGRNEVGGATVDLQRLYVLTGPWTASASELLISALKPYMPLRLIGTRTEGKNVGSYEIRSDTYALTLHPITLQLLNKEHWTDYAAGFMPDIYLNDDANQDQMRELGDPEEYLLSQALAEIVGSESAASKAVAGSSAGPFGPVADAPSHLNRVQGAIAGNEAQN; this is translated from the coding sequence ATGAACATTCGTCAAACGCTGTGGGTCGCGATCTGGGCGGTAGGGATCGCCGGCTGCGCCAAAGGACCGGCCGAGGATTCGCTGCCCGCGCCGGGCAAGCATGCCGATGCGGCAGCCAACCGCTGGATCCATTCTCAGATGAAGGATCAGTACCTCTACAACGACCACATCGCCCGGCTTCGGATCACGACCCAGTCTTACGAACAGAGCTGCGAAAGTTTCTTCCTCAGCCTGCTCTCGTCGTCGCCCGACGACAACGACGGCAAACATACCGAGGGGCGCGACTATTTCTACTCGACGATGGAGCGCAGCAATACGTCGAAAGCGGCCAGTTTCGGCGGCGACTCCTACGGCATCGAGTTCAAGCTGTACGTCTATCCCGATAACGAGAGCTACGGCGCGGCCCGCGTCATGTACGTGGTCGAGGGCTCTCCGGCAGACCGGGCGGGCATCCGCCGGGGAGACTGGATCAGGCAGGTGAACGGGAGCGATATTCCCGTCGGCGGAACGAGCGCGCTGACCAGCGGCGGGAAGACCCGCATGCTCGTGCAACGCATAGCCTACTCCGTACCGGGCCTCGTTTACGATGTCACATGGGAAAAAGAGGTCGTCGTAGATGCAGCCGAGCCGGTCGCCTACAACCCGGTTCTGACCGATACGGTCATCGTGCGCGGCGCGCACCGGATCGGCTATCTGGCCTACACTTCCTTCGATACCGGGCCGCAGGGCCCGTCGGCCGGCGACCACGCCTACGACGAAGCGCTGAAAGCGGTCTTCGCGGAATTCGCACGCAACCGGATCGACGAGCTGGTGCTCGATCTGCGATACAATCCGGGCGGCTATATTTCGTGCTGTCAGCTGCTCAGCAGCCTGATCGCGGGCGAGAGCCGTCTCGGCGAGAGTTTTTGTTACTATCGGTATAATACGGGGCAGGAAACCGAGCTGAAATTTCTGGGCCGGAACGAGGTCGGCGGAGCGACCGTCGACCTGCAAAGACTTTACGTGCTGACCGGTCCGTGGACGGCATCGGCCAGCGAGCTGCTGATCAGCGCGCTGAAGCCTTACATGCCCCTGCGGCTGATCGGCACCCGGACCGAAGGCAAGAACGTGGGCTCGTACGAAATCCGCTCGGATACGTATGCCCTGACGCTGCACCCGATCACGCTCCAACTGCTCAACAAAGAGCATTGGACGGACTATGCGGCAGGATTCATGCCCGACATCTATCTGAACGACGACGCGAATCAGGACCAGATGCGCGAACTGGGAGATCCCGAGGAATACCTGCTGAGCCAAGCGCTGGCCGAGATCGTCGGAAGCGAGAGCGCCGCCTCGAAGGCAGTCGCCGGCTCGTCCGCCGGACCGTTCGGCCCCGTAGCCGACGCTCCTTCGCATTTGAACCGAGTGCAGGGCGCGATCGCGGGAAACGAAGCGCAGAATTAA
- a CDS encoding ATP-dependent helicase, which produces MSEYIEKLNDVQREAVVNYRFPSLIVAGAGSGKTRVLTCRIAYMLEQGVPPQSVLALTFTNKAAREMRERIGQLLSPAMTRGLWMGTFHSIFARILRDESDRLGYPRSYTIYDSSDAKNMVKTAIRELNLSDETYKPGDIAARISLAKNNLITPSAYEANASLQAEDRERRRPQFLDIYKLYARKCRENGAMDFDDLLLNVNILFRDFPDALEKYQNQFGYILVDEYQDTNFAQYAIIRRLAQNHANVCVVGDDAQSIYSFRGAKIENILRFQNDFPDAKVFKLEQNYRSTQNIVNAANSIIEKNTKQIRKKSFSSGDQGEKIKVIKAYTDKEEASLIASDLYAAVRGGGVPYSETAVLYRTNAQSRALEEALRNRNIPYKIYGGVSFYQRKEIKDLLAYVRLVVNPKDDEAFRRIVNTPSRGIGDVTVGRIAAAAQAAGTSLWEAASTMTPESMELKGAAAKKIKEFAGMIADLSAMRATAEAYDLGLEIATRSGILGTYKMQQVPEAVSALENIEELLNSIRAYTDEQRQIAASEEGEGETGTSHVTIDEWLQNIALLTDMDNEKSEDRDRVTLMTVHGAKGLEFEHVYVAGLEENLFPSMMSLGTPEGLEEERRLFYVALTRAKRSAVLSFAESRFKWGEMTFCRPSRFLSEIDPKYLDLQFDLGEGGQNEDPTPQRQVRTRFAERGRNAETQRGEYGRRPGGYGQRPDAYGGETRTYYPPKTQERPTPRPVPAPGGRFRSMGSRPAAETGGAERAAAVPFDGDYAEGMLVEHAKFGVGTVTAVEEWSGDQKITVEFGGAGRKTLLRKFAKLTVLKK; this is translated from the coding sequence GTGTCCGAATACATCGAAAAGCTCAACGACGTGCAGCGCGAGGCCGTCGTCAACTACCGCTTCCCCTCGCTGATCGTGGCCGGGGCCGGCTCGGGAAAGACCCGGGTGCTCACCTGCCGCATCGCCTACATGCTCGAGCAGGGCGTACCGCCGCAGTCGGTGCTGGCGCTGACCTTCACGAACAAGGCCGCGCGGGAGATGCGCGAGCGGATCGGGCAACTGCTCTCCCCCGCGATGACGCGCGGGCTGTGGATGGGGACTTTCCACTCGATCTTCGCCCGCATTCTCCGGGACGAGTCCGACCGGCTCGGATACCCCCGCTCGTACACGATCTACGACTCGTCCGACGCGAAGAACATGGTCAAGACCGCGATCCGAGAGCTGAACCTGAGCGACGAAACCTACAAGCCCGGCGACATCGCGGCCCGCATCTCGCTGGCCAAGAACAACCTGATCACGCCTTCCGCCTACGAGGCGAACGCCTCCCTGCAGGCCGAAGACCGCGAGCGGAGGCGGCCCCAGTTTCTGGACATCTACAAGCTCTATGCTCGCAAATGCCGCGAAAACGGGGCGATGGACTTCGACGACCTGCTGCTGAACGTCAATATCCTGTTCCGGGACTTCCCCGACGCGCTGGAAAAATACCAGAACCAGTTCGGCTACATTCTGGTCGACGAGTATCAGGACACGAACTTCGCGCAGTACGCGATCATCCGCCGCCTGGCCCAGAACCATGCGAACGTCTGCGTCGTGGGCGACGACGCGCAGAGCATCTATTCGTTCCGAGGCGCGAAGATCGAGAACATCCTGCGCTTCCAGAACGACTTCCCCGACGCGAAGGTCTTCAAGCTCGAGCAGAACTACCGCTCGACGCAGAACATCGTGAACGCCGCGAACAGCATCATCGAGAAGAACACGAAGCAGATCCGCAAGAAGTCGTTCTCGTCGGGCGATCAGGGCGAGAAGATCAAGGTCATCAAGGCCTACACCGACAAGGAGGAAGCCTCGCTGATCGCCTCGGACCTGTACGCCGCCGTGCGCGGCGGAGGCGTGCCCTACAGCGAGACGGCCGTGCTGTATCGCACCAACGCGCAGTCGCGGGCGCTGGAGGAGGCGCTGCGCAACCGGAACATACCCTACAAGATATACGGCGGCGTGTCGTTCTATCAGCGCAAGGAGATCAAGGACCTGCTCGCCTACGTGCGGCTGGTCGTCAACCCGAAGGACGACGAGGCGTTCCGCCGCATCGTCAACACGCCCTCGCGCGGGATCGGCGACGTGACGGTCGGCCGGATCGCTGCAGCCGCCCAAGCGGCCGGAACGAGCCTGTGGGAGGCGGCCAGCACGATGACGCCCGAAAGCATGGAACTCAAGGGTGCGGCGGCGAAGAAGATCAAGGAGTTCGCCGGCATGATCGCCGACCTGTCGGCCATGCGCGCGACGGCCGAGGCTTACGATCTGGGGCTCGAAATCGCCACCCGGTCGGGCATTCTGGGAACCTACAAGATGCAGCAGGTGCCCGAAGCGGTCAGCGCGCTCGAAAACATCGAGGAGTTGCTCAATTCGATCCGCGCCTATACCGACGAGCAGCGCCAGATCGCCGCGAGCGAGGAAGGCGAAGGGGAGACCGGCACGTCGCACGTGACGATCGACGAGTGGCTGCAGAACATCGCGCTGCTGACGGACATGGACAACGAGAAGTCCGAAGACCGCGACCGCGTGACGCTGATGACGGTCCACGGCGCCAAAGGGCTCGAGTTCGAGCACGTCTACGTGGCCGGGCTGGAGGAGAACCTGTTCCCGAGCATGATGAGCCTCGGCACGCCCGAGGGACTCGAGGAGGAGCGCAGGCTGTTCTACGTCGCGCTGACGCGAGCCAAGCGCAGCGCCGTACTGTCGTTCGCCGAGTCGCGCTTCAAGTGGGGCGAGATGACTTTCTGCCGACCGAGCCGTTTTCTGAGCGAAATCGATCCGAAATACCTCGACCTGCAATTCGACCTCGGCGAGGGCGGTCAGAACGAGGACCCGACGCCGCAGAGGCAGGTCCGGACCCGCTTCGCCGAACGCGGACGGAACGCCGAAACGCAGCGCGGAGAATACGGACGGCGCCCCGGCGGTTACGGGCAGCGGCCGGACGCATACGGCGGAGAGACCCGCACGTACTATCCGCCCAAGACGCAGGAGCGCCCGACGCCCCGGCCCGTACCGGCGCCGGGAGGGCGCTTCCGCAGCATGGGCAGCCGTCCGGCCGCAGAGACCGGCGGAGCGGAGCGTGCGGCAGCCGTGCCGTTCGACGGAGACTATGCCGAGGGGATGCTCGTCGAGCATGCCAAGTTCGGCGTCGGCACGGTCACGGCCGTCGAAGAGTGGTCGGGCGACCAGAAGATCACCGTCGAGTTCGGCGGCGCGGGACGCAAGACGCTGCTGCGCAAGTTCGCCAAGCTGACGGTGCTGAAAAAATAA
- a CDS encoding DHH family phosphoesterase — translation MSITEEKLNLLRQIIGGAPKKIALLSHTNPDGDTIGAALAWRSYLERLGHTTCCIAPNRYPYFLEWMTDIGHIGVFKEDHDGAMARFIGEADVIFCMDFNQINRLDRVTDTVTANTTAVRVLIDHHLHPPVDGYAVQFSDTHACSTSYIVYQLLEALAGTDAIDQAMAESLYVGIMTDTGNFSFSSLTSDLFRAVAVLIDKGVNVPYVNSSVYNNFSEGRMRLLGYMLNDKMVTDYEFGVAYVSLTEEEMRRFDFIQGDSEGFVNYPLSIRGIRMSAMFIQTKHSIRVSLRSRGEVDVNVFARRYFDGGGHRNAAGGKSYVPMNETLENFRKYLREYFGA, via the coding sequence ATGAGCATAACCGAAGAGAAACTGAATCTGCTGAGACAAATCATAGGCGGAGCGCCCAAGAAGATCGCTTTGCTGTCGCATACGAATCCCGACGGAGACACGATCGGAGCCGCGTTGGCCTGGCGCTCTTATTTGGAGCGGCTGGGACACACGACATGCTGCATCGCGCCGAACCGCTACCCGTATTTCCTCGAATGGATGACCGACATCGGACACATCGGAGTATTCAAGGAGGATCACGACGGCGCGATGGCCCGCTTCATCGGCGAAGCCGACGTGATCTTCTGCATGGACTTCAACCAGATCAACCGGCTCGACCGGGTAACCGACACGGTAACGGCCAACACGACGGCCGTCCGCGTACTGATCGATCATCACCTGCATCCGCCGGTGGACGGTTATGCCGTCCAGTTCTCGGACACGCACGCCTGCTCGACATCCTACATCGTATACCAGTTGCTCGAAGCGCTGGCCGGGACCGATGCGATCGATCAGGCGATGGCCGAGTCGCTGTACGTGGGCATCATGACCGACACGGGCAATTTCTCGTTCAGCAGCCTGACCTCGGACCTGTTCCGGGCCGTCGCCGTGCTGATCGACAAGGGGGTCAACGTACCTTACGTCAACAGCTCGGTATACAATAATTTTTCCGAGGGCCGGATGCGGCTGCTGGGATACATGCTCAACGACAAGATGGTTACCGACTACGAGTTCGGGGTAGCCTACGTGTCGCTGACCGAAGAGGAGATGCGGCGTTTCGACTTCATACAGGGCGACAGCGAGGGATTCGTCAACTATCCGCTCTCGATCCGGGGCATCCGGATGTCGGCCATGTTCATACAGACCAAGCACAGCATCCGCGTCTCGCTCCGTTCGAGAGGCGAGGTCGACGTCAACGTGTTCGCCCGGCGCTATTTCGACGGCGGGGGGCACCGCAACGCGGCCGGAGGCAAATCGTACGTTCCGATGAACGAAACGCTGGAGAACTTCAGGAAATACCTGAGGGAATACTTCGGAGCCTGA
- a CDS encoding DUF58 domain-containing protein has translation MTDRATESSSEILRQVRRIEIKTRGLSNDIFAGKYHSAFKGRGMAFSEVREYRMGDDVRDIDWNVTARSMKPHIKVYEEERELTMMLLVDVSGSRMFGTTDRLKKNTITEIAAVLAFSAAQNNDKVGCIFFSDRVEKFIPPKKGRSHVLTIIKELIGFRPESGGTDLAEGLRCLTNVLKKRSTAFVLSDFLDTTGDRADFEDALKIASGKHDLVGIRVYDRREAEMPDVGIVELRDAETGERVWVDTSSKTVRDHYASSWRHTESVVEAALRRSRVDSVAVATGEDYVASLMKLFRRR, from the coding sequence ATGACGGACAGAGCGACGGAAAGCAGCAGCGAGATCCTGCGGCAGGTGCGGCGGATCGAGATCAAGACGCGCGGGCTGAGCAACGACATTTTCGCGGGCAAGTACCACAGCGCCTTCAAGGGCCGGGGCATGGCCTTCAGCGAGGTGCGCGAGTACCGCATGGGCGACGATGTCCGCGACATCGACTGGAACGTGACCGCCCGCAGCATGAAACCTCATATCAAGGTCTACGAGGAGGAACGCGAACTGACGATGATGCTGCTGGTGGACGTCAGCGGTTCGCGCATGTTCGGTACGACCGACCGTCTCAAGAAAAATACGATCACCGAAATCGCCGCCGTGCTGGCTTTCTCGGCCGCGCAGAACAACGACAAGGTAGGGTGCATCTTTTTCAGCGACAGGGTCGAGAAGTTCATCCCGCCGAAAAAAGGACGCTCGCATGTGCTGACGATCATCAAGGAGCTGATAGGGTTCCGCCCCGAGAGCGGAGGGACCGACCTCGCGGAAGGGCTGCGCTGCCTGACCAACGTTCTTAAGAAACGCTCGACGGCGTTCGTGCTGTCCGATTTTCTCGATACGACGGGCGACCGGGCCGATTTCGAGGATGCGCTGAAGATCGCTTCCGGCAAGCACGATCTGGTCGGCATCCGGGTTTACGACCGGCGCGAGGCCGAGATGCCCGACGTGGGGATCGTCGAGCTGCGCGATGCCGAAACCGGCGAGCGGGTGTGGGTCGACACGTCGTCCAAGACCGTGCGCGACCATTACGCGTCGAGCTGGCGGCACACCGAGTCGGTCGTCGAGGCGGCGCTGCGGCGCAGCCGGGTCGACAGCGTGGCGGTCGCTACCGGCGAGGATTACGTCGCTTCGCTGATGAAGCTTTTCAGACGGCGGTAG
- a CDS encoding PH domain-containing protein, with translation MQKKYRYRLDRRGRRITAVVTTLLVTAFVAFHFVWGANYLPAWMLFLLLCVVLLYILSIPRYVSLDDTSIDIHCIVDLTRIHLEDVELIRRIEPDEFRRLWPLLGSYGFWGYFGYYFSFREWNLYKVYASERKNLVLIEDIYEDTFIISCEQADELITLVIEARDRKRAEILRHTGKIPGGENVF, from the coding sequence ATGCAGAAGAAATACCGATACCGCCTCGACCGGCGCGGCCGGCGCATCACGGCCGTCGTGACGACTCTCCTCGTCACGGCGTTCGTCGCATTCCACTTCGTCTGGGGCGCGAACTACCTGCCGGCCTGGATGCTCTTTCTGCTGCTCTGCGTCGTCCTGCTCTATATTTTGTCGATCCCGCGCTACGTATCGCTGGACGACACGTCGATCGACATCCATTGCATCGTCGATCTGACCCGCATCCATCTGGAGGACGTCGAGCTGATCCGCCGCATCGAACCGGACGAATTCCGCCGACTATGGCCGCTGTTGGGCAGCTACGGATTCTGGGGCTACTTCGGCTACTATTTCAGCTTCCGGGAGTGGAACCTGTACAAGGTCTACGCCTCCGAGCGCAAGAATCTGGTACTGATCGAAGACATTTACGAAGACACTTTCATCATCAGTTGCGAACAGGCCGACGAGCTGATCACGCTCGTCATCGAGGCACGCGACCGCAAGAGAGCCGAGATCCTCCGCCATACGGGAAAAATACCGGGCGGAGAGAATGTTTTTTAA
- a CDS encoding CidA/LrgA family protein, whose protein sequence is MYGLFLILLFYLLGCLVSALLDNFIPGSVIGMILLFGALSLKWVRPGHVKKVSTFLIDHMMLFFIPVGVGLITSYTLLSRYMTAIIVASLVSTVLVIAAVGLVEQKLESKRRREEKR, encoded by the coding sequence ATGTACGGACTGTTTTTGATCTTGCTGTTCTATCTGCTGGGCTGTCTCGTATCGGCTCTGCTCGACAACTTCATCCCGGGAAGCGTGATCGGGATGATTCTGCTTTTCGGCGCGCTGTCGCTCAAGTGGGTCCGGCCCGGACACGTGAAAAAGGTCTCGACGTTTCTGATCGATCACATGATGTTGTTTTTCATCCCGGTCGGCGTAGGACTGATCACGTCCTACACGCTGCTGAGCCGCTACATGACGGCCATCATCGTCGCCTCGCTCGTCAGCACGGTGCTCGTGATCGCGGCGGTCGGCCTCGTCGAACAGAAACTCGAGTCCAAACGCAGACGGGAGGAGAAGCGATGA